A window from uncultured Desulfobacter sp. encodes these proteins:
- a CDS encoding transposase, with protein MPWYRLEKLQESMGIPLPASTQWEKTEAAADLIYPIFNEFIRQAAQGEVLHNDDTTMKILSLIKENKENTNNKRTGIFTTGIISLIGGDRRIALFFTGRDHAGENIARVYEKRNKGRLPPIQMCDALSRNTADEFKVILCNCLTHGRRNFVNVIECFPDECTHLIDVLAEVYHNDTHTKELSMTQDKRLIYHKEHSGPLMAELRSWLDKQIDDHLVEPNSGLGKAVQYMITHWPELTRFLEVPGAPLDNNICEQGLKRAILHRKNSLFYKTEHGAFIGDMFMSLIHTCDLMKINAFDYLTTLLKNAVELKKKSFPLDALEL; from the coding sequence TTGCCCTGGTACCGCCTGGAAAAGCTCCAGGAAAGTATGGGCATACCGCTTCCAGCTTCTACACAATGGGAGAAAACGGAAGCGGCCGCAGATCTTATTTACCCGATATTTAATGAATTTATTCGTCAGGCAGCCCAAGGTGAGGTCCTTCATAATGATGACACCACCATGAAAATTCTTTCTTTGATAAAGGAAAACAAAGAGAACACTAACAATAAGCGTACAGGTATATTTACTACGGGCATCATCTCTTTGATCGGTGGGGACCGGCGGATCGCTCTTTTTTTCACAGGGCGGGACCATGCCGGTGAAAATATTGCCAGGGTCTATGAAAAGCGGAATAAAGGTCGGCTTCCTCCGATTCAAATGTGTGATGCACTTTCACGCAACACCGCTGACGAATTTAAGGTGATTCTCTGCAACTGCTTGACACACGGACGGCGTAATTTTGTGAATGTCATTGAATGTTTTCCCGATGAATGTACACATCTCATAGATGTGCTGGCTGAAGTTTATCACAACGACACCCATACGAAAGAACTGTCCATGACGCAGGATAAACGCCTTATTTATCACAAGGAACACAGTGGACCTTTAATGGCCGAGCTTCGATCTTGGCTGGACAAACAAATTGATGACCATTTAGTGGAACCGAATTCCGGTCTTGGCAAAGCCGTTCAATACATGATCACGCACTGGCCGGAATTAACCCGATTCCTGGAAGTGCCTGGTGCCCCACTGGATAATAACATCTGTGAGCAAGGGCTGAAACGGGCCATATTGCATCGTAAAAATTCGTTATTTTACAAGACGGAGCATGGTGCTTTCATCGGAGACATGTTCATGAGCCTTATTCATACCTGTGATCTGATGAAAATCAACGCTTTTGATTATCTTACCACACTGCTGAAAAATGCTGTTGAA